Proteins encoded within one genomic window of Acomys russatus chromosome 5, mAcoRus1.1, whole genome shotgun sequence:
- the Ovol1 gene encoding putative transcription factor Ovo-like 1, which yields MPRAFLVKKPCVSTCKRNWSELPDEERGEIYVPVSLGFCPPQPYQEPEPSVAEPPSCPLALDMSLRDSSYSMAPGPCVVAQLPSEDVSHLTDSQSRDQGFLRTKIKVTLGDSPNGDLFTCHICQKAFTYQRMLNRHMKCHNDVKRHLCTYCGKGFNDTFDLKRHVRTHTGVRPYKCSLCDKAFTQRCSLESHLKKIHGVQQKYAYKERRAKLYVCEECGCTSESQEGHVLHLKEHHPDSPLLRKTSKKVAVALQNTVTSLLQSSPHL from the exons ATGCCCCGCGCGTTCCTAGTGAAGAAACCATGCGTCTCCACGTGCAAGCGGAACTGGAGCGAGCTCCCGGACGAAGAGCGCGGCGAGATCTACGTGCCAG TCAGCCTGGGCTTCTGCCCACCACAGCCCTACCAGGAACCAGAGCCATCAGTGGCCGAACCCCCTTCTTGCCCCCTGGCCTTGGACATGAGCCTTCGGGACTCCAGTTATAGTATGGCCCCAGGACCCTGCGTGGTGGCCCAGCTGCCCTCTGaagatgtgagccacctgacagaTTCCCAGAGCAGAGACCAGGGGTTCCTACGAACCAAGATAAAG GTGACCTTGGGGGACAGTCCAAACGGAGACCTGTTTACCTGTCACATCTGCCAGAAGGCCTTCACCTACCAGCGCATGCTAAACCGACACATGAAGTGCCACAATGACGTCAAGAGACACCTCTGCACATACTGCGGGAAGGGCTTCAATGACACCTTTGACCTCAAGAGACATGTCCGAACCCACACCG GTGTACGGCCCTACAAGTGCAGCCTGTGCGACAAGGCCTTCACGCAGCGCTGCTCTCTGGAGTCTCACCTCAAGAAGATCCACGGTGTGCAGCAGAAGTACGCATACAAGGAGCGCCGGGCCAAGCTCTACGTTTGTGAGGAGTGTGGCTGCACGTCCGAGAGCCAGGAGGGTCATGTCCTGCACCTCAAGGAACACCACCCCGATAGTCCACTGCTGCGCAAGACCTCCAAGAAAGTGGCTGTTGCTCTGCAGAACACAGTCACTTCCCTGCTGCAGAGCAGCCCCCACCTCTGA